A window from Lampris incognitus isolate fLamInc1 chromosome 5, fLamInc1.hap2, whole genome shotgun sequence encodes these proteins:
- the LOC130113419 gene encoding pannexin-1-like produces MAIAHVATEYVFSDFLLKDPTESKYKGLRLELAMDKIVTFLAVGLPLFLISLAFAQEVSVGTQISCFAPTNFSWRQAAYVDSFCWAAVQQQAESSPLWLHKFFPYILLLVAILMYIPALFWRFTAAPHLSSDLNFIMEELDRFYNRAIRLAKNLASIENKDVCEDNQCTALDLTEGCFKYPLVEQYLKTKRFSRSLVAKYLVCRCLTLFTLLLASLYLGYYIRLASLTDEFPCDMRTGVLKNDSMVPSAVQCKLVAVGVFRLLSYINLAVYVLLAPLVVYAALGPARQSSSFLRPYEMLPGFGALGLVTPFYNDLSIYLLFLQENLSELKSFKCLQVLELLQEAGDEAFDTMCLLRTLGQVKTDVVDSKKPRQQKNNSKETTKPEE; encoded by the exons ATGGCGATTGCCCACGTAGCTACTGAATACGTCTTCTCCGACTTTCTGTTGAAGGATCCAACCGAATCGAAGTACAAGGGACTGCGTCTGGAGCTGGCTATGGACAAAATCGTCACGTTTTTAGCGGTCGGTCTTCCCTTGTTTCTCATCTCCCTTGCGTTCGCCCAAGAGGTGTCAGTGG GTACCCAAATCAGCTGTTTTGCGCCTACTAACTTTTCCTGGCGACAGGCGGCCTATGTGGACTCCTTTTGCTGGGCAGCAGTACAGCAACAAGCTGAAAGTTCCCCACTATGGCTACACAAG TTCTTTCCATATATCCTGCTCTTAGTGGCCATCCTCATGTACATCCCTGCCCTGTTCTGGCGTTTCACAGCTGCCCCACATCTTTCCTCTGACCTCAACTTTATCATGGAGGAGCTTGACCGATTTTATAATAGGGCCATTCGACTGGCCAAAAACCTGGCATCCATAGAGAACAAAGACGTGTGTGAGGACAACCAGTG CACTGCGCTGGACCTGACCGAGGGCTGTTTTAAGTACCCTTTGGTGGAGCAATATCTGAAGACCAAACGGTTTTCTCGCAGCCTGGTGGCGAAGTACCTGGTGTGCCGATGCCTGACTCTCTTCACTCTGCTGCTGGCCAGCCTCTACCTGGGTTACTACATCCGACTGGCCTCGCTCACCGATGAGTTTCCCTGTGACATGCGGACAGGAGTGTTAAAGAACGACAGCATGGTGCCGTCAGCGGTGCAATGTAAACTGGTGGCAGTGGGTGTCTTCAGACTGCTGAGCTACATCAACTTGGCGGTGTATGTATTACTTGCTCCCTTGGTGGTTTATGCTGCCCTGGGTCCGGCACGCCAGAGCTCTAGTTTCCTCCGGCCTTATGAAATGCTGCCGGGCTTTGGCGCTTTAGGACTGGTCACACCCTTCTACAACGACCTCAGTATCTATCTGCTGTTCCTGCAGGAGAACCTGAGCGAACTCAAATCGTTTAAGTGCTTGCAG GTGCTGGAGTTGCTGCAGGAGGCAGGGGATGAGGCTTTTGACACCATGTGTCTACTGCGAACCCTCGGCCAGGTGAAGACGGATGTGGTAGACAGTAAGAAGCCCCGCCAACAGAAGAATAACAGCAAAGAAACTACTAAGCCTGAAGAGTAA